From the genome of Gracilibacillus salitolerans, one region includes:
- a CDS encoding spore maturation protein, which translates to MIEWMTVISIWLVPVTVMMILIVAIIKKVPAYEVFVEGGKEGLKMSISLLPFLLGMLVAIAILRSSGALDAFIGLLQPILSKIGIPAEIAPLAILRPISGTAALSVTTEIIKTYGPDSFLGRLASTMQGSTDTTLYILTVYFGAVGIKKMGNALKVGLIADFIGIIVSVIIVSWLFL; encoded by the coding sequence ATGATCGAATGGATGACTGTCATAAGTATCTGGTTAGTTCCAGTGACAGTAATGATGATTTTAATTGTGGCTATAATAAAAAAAGTTCCAGCATATGAAGTATTTGTGGAAGGCGGGAAAGAAGGCTTGAAAATGTCGATTTCTCTTCTTCCTTTTTTATTAGGAATGTTAGTTGCTATTGCTATTCTGAGAAGCTCAGGAGCTTTAGATGCTTTTATCGGCTTATTACAGCCTATTCTATCAAAAATTGGAATACCAGCGGAAATTGCACCTTTAGCAATATTACGACCCATTTCTGGAACAGCGGCTTTAAGTGTAACAACGGAGATCATCAAAACTTATGGTCCTGACTCATTTTTAGGCAGGCTGGCATCTACCATGCAAGGGAGTACAGATACTACACTCTATATATTAACTGTCTACTTTGGTGCGGTTGGTATTAAAAAAATGGGGAATGCTTTAAAAGTTGGACTGATTGCCGATTTTATTGGTATAATAGTTTCAGTAATAATTGTCTCGTGGTTATTCTTGTAG